A single region of the Streptomyces vilmorinianum genome encodes:
- the ybaK gene encoding Cys-tRNA(Pro) deacylase, which yields MAKKQKKQAGGTPATVALTTSGTPFTLHAYEHDPASPSYGEEAAEALGVSPDRVFKTLVADVDGELTVAVVPVAGQLDLKALASAVGGKRAAMADPAAAERTTGYVRGGISPLGQRKRLRTVLDASASTHETICISAGRRGLEVELTPAALTTLTSAILAPIGRA from the coding sequence TTGGCGAAGAAGCAGAAGAAGCAGGCGGGCGGCACCCCGGCGACGGTCGCGCTGACGACGTCCGGAACCCCGTTCACGCTCCACGCGTACGAGCACGACCCGGCGTCGCCCTCGTACGGCGAGGAGGCGGCGGAGGCGCTCGGCGTCTCCCCCGACCGGGTCTTCAAGACCCTCGTCGCGGACGTCGACGGCGAACTGACGGTCGCGGTCGTGCCGGTGGCCGGCCAGCTGGACCTGAAGGCCCTGGCCTCCGCGGTCGGCGGCAAGCGGGCGGCGATGGCGGACCCGGCCGCGGCGGAGCGCACCACGGGCTACGTCCGCGGCGGCATCTCGCCGCTGGGCCAGCGCAAGCGTCTCCGTACGGTCCTCGACGCGTCGGCCTCCACCCACGAGACCATCTGCATCTCGGCGGGCCGCCGCGGCCTGGAGGTCGAACTCACCCCCGCGGCCCTGACCACGCTGACCTCCGCGATCCTGGCTCCCATCGGCCGCGCGTAG
- a CDS encoding DUF2567 domain-containing protein, with the protein MTAPLTPPHQPPPHDSAAWPEPYPPLPEHDGVPSVATELRQAAVVTAVSIVAGVALGLLWLWLAPRVSLISDGKAVFLRHSEGEAAIGADGTFVLLALAFGAVAAALVFLFHRHGGVALVLALAVGGALGSLLGWGVGMYLGPTDDVVAHAKAVGAGVAFDAPLKLKMWAGAMLAWPLAAMIVHLALTALFGPRDPEPEWPPAPTAKA; encoded by the coding sequence GTGACCGCACCCCTGACACCGCCTCACCAGCCGCCGCCGCACGACTCAGCCGCCTGGCCCGAGCCCTATCCTCCGCTGCCCGAGCACGACGGCGTCCCGAGTGTGGCGACGGAGCTCCGGCAGGCCGCCGTGGTGACCGCGGTCTCGATCGTCGCGGGCGTGGCGCTGGGGCTGTTGTGGCTGTGGCTCGCGCCGCGGGTCTCGCTGATCTCGGACGGCAAGGCGGTCTTCCTGCGGCACAGCGAGGGCGAGGCGGCGATCGGCGCGGACGGAACGTTCGTCCTGCTGGCGCTCGCGTTCGGGGCGGTGGCGGCGGCGCTCGTCTTCCTGTTCCACCGGCACGGCGGTGTGGCGCTGGTCCTCGCGCTGGCGGTCGGGGGCGCCCTGGGGTCGCTGCTCGGCTGGGGCGTGGGCATGTACCTGGGGCCGACGGACGACGTGGTCGCCCATGCCAAGGCGGTGGGGGCGGGCGTGGCGTTCGACGCGCCGCTGAAGCTGAAGATGTGGGCGGGGGCGATGCTGGCGTGGCCGCTGGCGGCGATGATCGTCCACCTCGCCCTGACGGCCCTCTTCGGGCCCCGCGACCCCGAGCCGGAGTGGCCCCCGGCTCCCACGGCCAAGGCCTGA